GCCGGCCTTACGCGCGGCGGAGAGTTGCGGAGTTAGCCCTTAATGCCGGTTCCGCCCTGCTGGGCCAAACCGGCATTAAGCGCAAGGTATGGGAGGTCTTATGCAAAACCAAGACATGCGGTATTTCCTTTATGCCAGAAAGTCCACGGACGAACCTGATAGGCAAATCCTATCCATAGAGGCGCAGCTTGCCGAGCTCCGGGAGTACGCCCTGAAAGAAGGGCTTCTCATAGTCAAAGAGTTCATCGAGAGCAAGACCGCCAAGGAGCCCGGCCGCGAAATCTTCAATACGATGATAGCCTCCATGGAAGACGGCAAGGCGCAGGGCATAATCGCCTGGCACCCGGACAGGCTTTGCCGCAATTCCATCGACGGCGGAAAAATTATCTACCTTGTAGACACAGGCAAGATAACAGCTCTAAAGTTCCCTACTTTTTGGTTTGACCCCACGCCACAGGGCAAGTTCATGCTCTCAATCGCGTTCGGCCAGTCCAAATACTACGTCGATAACCTTTCGGAAAATATCCGGCGCGGCTTCCGTCAAAAACTCCGCAATGGTATCTGGCCCTGTTGTGCACCGCTCGGCTACCTGAACGATAAGAACACCAAGACGATATATCCGGATAAAGACCGGGCGGTCTTTATCCGGAAGACCTTTGAGCTTTATGCTACCGGCGATTACCCGTTGGCCGAAGTGCGGCGCATAATGAACGAGGTTGGACTGAAAGGGCGGCATACCGCCCTTTCAGTAGGGAACTATCAGTATATGCTCAAGAACCCCGTCTATTACGGGCTTATAAGGTATAAGGGCGAACTCTACGAGGGAAAGCACGAGCCGATCATAACCAAGGCTCTATTTGATACGTGCCAGGCCGTAATGCTCCGTAAAAGCAAGCCCAAGGGGCCAAGGTTGAAGCCGTACACCTATCGTGGGGTCTTCCACTGTTCCACTTGTGGCTGCTTCATTACTACGGAAACACAGAAGTCCCATAATTATCTCCGCTGTACCAAACGGAAAGGGCCTTGCGACGAACACTTTGTACGCGAGGAAGTTATAGAGGAACAGATAAAAGGAGAACTAAAATCTGTTTCCTTACCCCCGGCCCTGGCAAACGGGCTCATCCTGATGGCGGAAAAGGAACGAGCCGCGTTTGCCCAGGCCGGGGATAGTGCCCGGCAAAAGCTGCGAGGTGAGTTGGTTATCCTTACAGACCAATTGGGCAAGTTGCTGGATTTGGTACTGCAAGGCCACCTTACACAGTCCGAGTACGCTGAACGTAAAGCCCAATTGGTCAATGGGAAAAAGGAAATTGAAAACAAACTCGCAGCTTTTGCCCGGCAGGGAGCCAATCGGTTCGAACCGGAGCTAGAACTATATCGCGAGGCGGTTCACGTCGGGGAATTGGCGGAGAGCGGAAAAGCGGAGGAAAACCGGGAAAAGTTGAAAAAGATCGGTTCGAACTTCCGTATCGGCAGGCGGCGGCTTTCCGTCGAGTTCAAAAAACCTTGGGAATTTATATTTAATTTTAATTCTGCGCGCGCAGAAAATAATAATTTTTCTGCCGATTTTTTTAAAAGTGAAAAACTTCGGAAAGGGAGGGATTCGAACCCTCGATACCCTTTTGAGGTATACAGACTTTCCAGGTCTGCGCCTTCAACCACTCGGCCACCTTTCCATCTGTCGCGCCCTTCGCATACTCACGCTCAGGGTTGATTAGCAACCGGCCTTTAAGCGGTAACGGCCGGCGCTCCATGAGGGGAAACCGCTACTGCGGTGTCCCCTCAGCTGTTGGGAAGGGGTGGAGCTAAGCTCCCCTTCATCGTTCGCTTTGCCGCTTTTGGCGGCCCGCTTACTGAACCCCTTCTATAAGGTCCCCGCGCTCACTAACGAAGGTGATCGCGCGGGCATATCATACCCCTCACCTGCGGCAGATGTGGGGCGGAAAAATGCTCTGTTTTTTAATTTTATGATATTTGATAGTATAAATACAGTGAAAAAGAAAGAAACCATTGAACTTGTGGCCACCAACCGTAAAGCCCGCCACGATTATTTTATCCTTGAAACCTTTGAGGCCGGTATCGCGCTTGAAGGGCCCGAGGTTAAATCCCTGCGCCTTAAGCAGGCTGTCATTACACAGGGATTCGCCCGGGTTGAAAACGGCTCGGTTTTGCTTTACGGTCTGCACATAGCGCCCTATGCCTATAATACGATGAAAGACATTGATCCGCTAAGAGCCCGCAAGCTGCTATTAAAACGCGGTGAAATACACAAACTGGGCAATGCCACCGCCATCAAGGGGAATACGCTGGTAGCGCTTGAAGTTTATTTCAAGAAAGGCTGGGCCAAAGTGCTTTTGGGGCTTGCCAAGGGCAAAAACGCCTCCGACCGCCACGAGCAAATAAAGAAACGGGATATAGACCGCGAACTTCGCAGGGAGTTGGGCGATAAATTTAAAGGGTAAAGAAGAGATTACAGCGATGGGGAAGAGATGATGGCGCAGAGATTAACGAATTGTTGGTTCATCGTTGTAATCATGTCGTTTTATCCGCTGTCTGTTATAGCGGGAATCTCCGCCTAGAACCTCAATCCCGTACTGGCGTTAGCCAGTGTGCGGCCGTGCGTGAAAGTCAATCCGCCTGACAGATAAGCCAAATTCAATTTAACTTTCAAACCAAAAGTATAGCGGGGTTCAAAAACATATATTGTTTTGCCGATAAACGCCGTATTATTCGTGTTTTGTGGCGTCAATTGCGTATAGTCAAAACCGGCTCCGAAGTACGGAGCCACATGCGCGGCATTAAGGGAAAACATGAGGCCTGAGTTAAAGTGCACGGCGTAAAAAAACTTATAAACAGCCAGGTCGCCCATAGTAATAAGCATCATCTGCATATAATGAGGCGCGTCTGAAACTTTCCTGAGGCCGTAACGAAGCCCCCCGCCGGCGACAGTAAGCCCCTGATGGGATCCTGCGCGTATAAACCCGTCCAGGCGGTAGGGCATGCCTATATCGGCCTGCACCAGGGTAAGCCCGAACGGATGATCGTTTTCCAGAATAGTGTCATTCTTTTCAGGCGCGAACTGCATGGAGCTTTTAATACCTATGTCAAAACCTGAAAAACCGAGAGAGCGCGCGGTCTGGTTTGAGCCGGACCCGAGCAGACCTCCTAAATCTCTGGCAAAAGGCTTAAGGTCCGACTTCAACGCGAAAAGAAAATTTGTATAACCGGCAGCCGAAACCGCCGCCGGAGCCAGCATGCATAGCGCACAAGCCGCAAAAAATATTTTTTTCATCGTTTAAAACCTTGTTCCTGCGGCTTCCAGGGCAAGAACTTTTCAGATTACGACGCGCCGCCAAGGACTTCCTTCACCGTGGTAAGTCCAAGAAGCACCTTTTCAAGCCCATCCATGGCGATGGTGCGCATGCCGCCTTTCATGGCCAAATTTTTAATCGGTATGGCGGAAGGATCTTTAAGTATCTGCGCGCGGATTCCGTCATCCAGTATAAGAAGTTCGTGCATACCCACGCGCCCTTTGTAGCCGCTGCTCTTGCACTCGTCGCAGCCCTTCGGCCTGAAAATTTTCCTGCCCGGCGGAATAGTCACATTACAAGCTTCAAACACCGCGCGCTCTTCCGGGGAAATTTCGGCTTCTTCCTTGCATTTGCAAAGCCGCCTTGCCAGACGCTGGGCAAGCACAGCTTTCATGGTATTTGCCACAACGAACGGCGGCAGCCCCATCTGGGTAAGGCGCTCCAGCGCCGAAGGAGAATCGTTGGTGTGTATGGTTGAAAAAACCAAGTGCCCCGTCATGGCGGCTTCAAGGGCTATGCGGGCGGTTTCACCATCGCGTATTTCCCCCACCATTATGACATCCGGGTCAAGGCGCATAAAAGAGCGGAGCGCCGAGGCAAAATCGAATATTTTATCCACCCCGAGCTTGATCTCGGGATTTACCGGCACCTGCACTATGCCGTCGATGTTGTATTCCACGGGGTTTTCCGCCGTGAGTATTTTAATGTCGGGGCGGTTTACATAGTTCAGGCAGCCGTAAAGCGTGGTTGATTTGCCCGAGCCCGTGGGCCCGCACACGAGCACCAGGCCGAAATTCTTTTTGCCTCCTATGCCCTGAAACTGCGCCAAAAGTTTCTTTTCCGTGTCCGGCAAAAAGCCCATTACCTTTATGTCAACGCGCACTGAGGCGCGGTCAAGGATACGCATTACGCACGACTCGCCATAAACCGTGGGGATCATTTCAACGCGGAACTCTATAGGGTTCCCCTTGGCTATTATCTGTATGCGGCCGCTCTGCGGAATGCGGCGCTCGGTTATGTCCATTGAGTTTGTGAGAATTTTTATCTTGGCGGTTACGGCGTTGCGGTAAGCCCAGGGTATAAGAAAAGAGGCCGCATGCAGCATGCCATCCACGCGGTAACGTATAAGCACCTTGCTGTTTTTTCCGGTGGCATCTTCAAAAGGCTCTATATGTATATCGGAGGCCTTTAAGTTAAGGGCTCCCAGTATTATTGCGTTTACCAGCTTTTCCACCTCGGGAGCGTTGGCGTCCACATCCGAGATGTCTTTTTTTGAATCGTCCCCCGCCAGCGAAAACCCCTCTTCATCGGGAACCTTGGCGGCCACGGATTCCACCAGCTTGTTTACCGCGGCGCTGTCGCCGCGGCCGTAAACATTTTCAAGCAATCTGGTGATTATCTGGGGGAGCGCGAGGAAGGCCTCCACTTCAAGCCCGGTGCGCAAACCGATATCTTCCACCACCAAAAAATCCCTCGGGTCAGCCATCGCCAAAAACAACTTATTATCCTGGTGCGCGAAAGGCACGCAAAGCTGCTTCCTGGCCATAGCCTCGGGCACAAGCCGCACAATTTCCTTGGAAGGATTTACTTTAGACAGATCTATGGCTTTGAATCCCCATTCGGCGGCAAGGATTTTAAGAAGCTTGAGTTCCGGAATAAGCCCTAATTCGGCCAGGACCTGCATTAAAGATTTGTTTTCTTTTTTGGCGGTTTCCTCAGCGGCCGTCACCTTATCCTCAGGGACAAGCTTCTCCTCTATGAGGATTTCCCTCACATTCCTTTTTCGCTGAAGTCCTTTAGCCAAAATCATATCAGTTTATAATTATAAACATATTCGCCGGCTTTTGCAATGCTATGATAGCGCTGAGGCGCTAGAAGCTCTGAAGTCTGAAGTTAACTAAATTTGAAGAGGCCGTTTGTCGGCCATGGATCTGTGGCCGACAAACGGCCTTCCGGAACTTCAGCGCTTCAGGGCTTCAGAACTTCAGGACTGGTTTACCGGAAGGCCAACTGGTCGCCGACTGCCAGCCTGCCCCCGCAGCGGCCCGCGTTAAGCTCCAGCACGCTTTTTGCCCCGTAAACCCACGGCGAGAAGCGCCATGGCTTCAGATTTTCAACGACCCTGAGTGTTTTTAGATTTTCATCCAAAAATACGGCGTCTATGGCGAAGCTCATGAAACACATATGTATCATGGCGCACGGGAAAAGCCACAGCCCCTCCTCTTCGCCAATGGAACGGCGCGGAATAAGGCCAAAAAGCCGGCTTGAAAAAGTATCCGCTTTCCGGGCCTGTGAAACCACGGACAGATTTCTTGTAAGGTTGAAAACGATCATTTAAACATCTCCTCTGAAAGGTTGCAGGCAACAGGTTACAGGTGACAGGCAGAGGGCAATCCCGCAGCTTAAGTTCTTAGTGTTTCCTGCTGCCTGTTACCCGCTTACCTTATCACGGCGAACTTGCCTTTCGCGCTTCCTTTGTCGGTTTTAAGGTGAAAAACATAAACGCCGCTTGCCACGAAAAACCCCGACTCGTTTTTCCCATCCCAACCGGGGCTTGAAAGTTTTTTCACAAGTTCACCTTCCTGGGTGTAAATTCTAAGCTCAACATTTCCCGCCAAAAGTTCAGTCGGAATGGTAAAAACAATAGTTTTGTCGGTTTTAGGCCGGAAAGGATTTGGTAAAGGCAGCGATTTAAAGGCGCCTTTAAAATCCGCATATGTATTATTAACGGCAAGACGCATAGCTTTCAAAGCGTTTATACGGCCGAAACCAAAGTACTGGTCGGCCCCCGGCATGCCAAGATCGTCAGCGGAATTTTTCATTATATCCCAAACTTGGCCGGGAGAAAGTCCCGGTTTGGCTGACCAGATAAGCGCCGCAAGTCCCGAAACCATGGGGGCCGAAAATGAAGTGCCGGAAGCGTAGGTGTAGGCGCCGGCTAGATCCGTGGTTAAAAGATTATCGCCAGGCGCCGTAAGCCCGCCCTGGGTCATCTCTGAACCGTAATTTGAGAAAGAAGCCAGATTGTCGCCTGAGTCAGTAGCCCCTACCGGAATTACATGCGAGCAATTAGCCGGAGAATCGACATAAGAAGACTCATTGCCGCCGGCCGCCACAATAAGCAGCCCTGCTGCGTAAGCGGAATTTACCGCCGCCTGCAACTGTCCGGAGGAATCACAAGTGCCGGGCGAACCAAGGCTCATATTGATTATTATTCTGCCGATACCGGGCGAATTATTCTGGGTGACGGCATAATTTATAGCCGCGGATATGGTGGCGTCGTCCGTGGAACAGGAGCCGGTTCCGCTTTTATCGCCGCAGTTTGGCGTACAGTCATTATCGCTAAAGACCTTAAGAGAAAGCAGCTTCGCCCCCCAGGACATTCCGGCTATGCCGATGCCGTTGTCGGTGGAGGCGGCGGCCACCCCCGCGGCATGAGTGGCATGATTACAGGCGGGGGTGGGCGCGTTCGGGCTCTGGGCGCTTAACTGGTTGGGATCAAAAAATTGGCTTTGGCCGGTAAGCTTGCCGGAAAGATCCGGATGCGTCCCGTCTATACCGGTATCAAGAATGGCGACTGTGATTGTATTGGATGAGCCGGTATCGAATTCCCATGCGGAAGTTGCAAGCACGTTCACAAGCGCGTACTGGGAAGAAAGTAAAGGGTCGTTTGGAGTCTTTTTTACCCTGTAGGCCCGGTCCGGCTCCGCAGCTTCAAGACCGGTGACATTTTTTGCCAGGGCGAGTCCCCGCGTTACCGTCATGCCGTCAGGCAGGCCGACAAGCGTCCAACCGGTAGAGTCGAATTCCTTAAGAACGGCAAGACCGGCGGATGCAAGGTGTTTTTTTTTAGTTTCAGCGTCGGTTCCCGCCTTAAAGCGGGCAAAGATCATTCCGCTTGCCGCTTCAACCGCGACTCTGGCATGGCCTGAAACCGCCGGGTAAGCCGGAAAGAGTTTCTCTGTTTTGAGAGCGAAGCAAGCCGGCTCAAGACAGCATAAAAGAGCCAGAAAAGCGGCGAGTATCCGCCGCATTCCGGCCATACTACTGCCCGGTTGGGATCTGAATGGCAGGGAACAAAAGGAGTATACGGAACAAAAAACGGCAAACGGCAATGCGGCAAAAAAAGTCATCTTTGCTCCTACCGATTACCGGTTACTGCTTTTTCCTGGGATTTTTCAGCGCTTTGGCATAGGCCTCTTTAATGAGCTTTTCGGCTTTGGCTTTTAACGCGGAGTCGTTTATTTTAAAGTCTTCAGGCCAGCCGATCCATAACCCGCCGGGCTCGCGCGAAGAATTCATTACGCCGGCCGTCACCAGCAATTCCCCGTCAAAGGCCGTGTCAGCGTTGGCAAGGCGGGTTTTTGATTTAAGCATTTTAACGCCTGTCACGCTTATTTTTGGTTCGGCGCCGGGCGGGTTTTTGCATACGCCTTTGGAAAGGCAGGCCTCTATTTTGGCGTAAAGGCCCTTTGAAAGAAGTTTTATGTCTTCGTAGGTGCGTTCCTTATATTCGGTGACCGGCATTACCACGGCATTTTTCCGCCAACTTATCCCCTTCACTTCAATAACACCGGAAAAGACAATAGCGGCTACGGGAACGGTGCTTAATTTTACGACCTCAAGCGCCGGCGCACTGACCGTGACGAAAAAAAAAGCCAGAAAAAAAACGGTTTTACTTTTCATTCATCCCCCTTATGACCGCAAGCAGATCATGGATATCGTCCAGCTCGTAATCGGCTCCGGAAACCTTGGTGTCGAACTCATTGCCATATTTAGCCCAGGCCGTCTGGATACCAAGATTTTTGGCGCCTGTAATGTCTCGTTCGGCCCAATCGCCGACCATCACCGCCTCCGCGGGTTTTACCTTTAAAAGTTCAAGTATTTTTTTGAAAGGCTTGGGAGAGGGTTTTTTCTCGCCCGTATCGTCCAAGGTGACCACATGGTCAAAATAGTGGTGAAGGCCTAAACCGACTATGCGCAGCCAGACAGGCAGGCGCGGGGCGTCCGAAACCACGCCCATTTTAACCCCGGCCTTTAAAAGCTCGGTGAGGGTGAGTTTTACATGCGGGTAGAGGGTCATGTGTCCCTCTTTGGCCCGCTTGTAGCCGATGATCCCCGCGGCTAAAATTTTGTAATCTATCTGGCCGAACTCGCTGGTAAGAACCTTATCGAAGATATTCTGATCCTCTATCCCTTCCGCCCAATAGACCTTGAAAATTTTGTCCACCATTTTATCTTTCGGCGTGCTCAAGCCCGCGTCTATCATGGCGTCCACAGCCGCGTCCACGGAGGCGCGCTTCATACGCATGAAATCCATGAGGGTATTGTCGATGTCAAAAATTACGGCTTTTATCATAATTCCTTAACTTCTATTGCCATAAGTTTTATGCCATATGCTTTTTAGGAGTTTCCTTGTAACTTATGGCCTTTGGCTTATGGCTTATGGCTTATGGCGCCGAGAAGGTAGCCTCAGGCTACTTTCTCGGCTCTGTCACCCTTTCAACGTATTCAAATGTTCTGGTATCCACCCGTATTTTATCGCCTTCGTTCACAAAAAGCGGCACTTTAACTTCAAGACCGGTCGACACTTTGGCGGGTTTGGTGACATTGGAAACCGTATCACCTTTAACGCCGGCTACCGTCTCGGTGACTACCATCACTAAATTTGCCGGCAGCTCTATATTGTAAAACCTTTCGTCAAGATAAAGACCCTGCACTTCCATGTTATCGCTGAGAAACTGCATGAGGCTGCCTATTTTTTCCATGCTCAGGCCCAACTGTTCATAATTCGCATTATCCATGAAATAGGCCATCGTTCCATCGTTATACATGTAGGTTTTCGGACGTTTTTCCACCATAACTTCCTTAAATTTGTCCTCGGGCCTGTAAGCGGTTTCAATTACCGAGCCGGTATCAAGGTTTCGCAGCTTGACGCGAACCACGGCCCTGGCCTGGGACTTGCGGTGATGCTGATGAGTAAGAACCTCGACGGTCTGGCCGTTCTCATTTATGAAGATGTCGCCTTCTTTGAATTCAGTAGCTAGTATCATTTCGTGATCTCCTTCAATATCGATTTCGCTCAGGGGTTAGGGGCGATGGGTTAGGGTTTAGGGAAGCAATTCCTTATTTCTGCAACCTCTACCCTCAACCCTAGCCCCTCTACCCTGTAGTTTGCCCCCTGCTGCTTTGGTACGCCATTGCCTTTAATGCCAGTATCCGTTTTTCCATGGGGGGATGGGTGGCGAAAAGGTCAGCCGCGAGGCCCATTTTTTCCTCTATCAGGCTGCCGCGCGGGTCCGTTATGCACATATGCGCCACTCCGTTGTTTATGGCGTAAGTGGGCATGACGGCGTTACGTATTTTTTCAAGCGCAGACGCGAGTGAAAGCGGATTTCTGGTCAGCTCGGCGCCGGAAGCGTCGGCCAGATATTCACGCTCGCGCGAAACCGCCATGGCAAGAAGCCGCGAGAGAATAGGCGCAAGTATCACAAGCGCTATCCATAAAACGAACAAGACCAGCATCAGCGGTCCCAACCCCTTTTTTGAGCCCCCGCCTGAAGAAGAGGAAGATGAGGAGCCGCCGCCGGTAGAAACCCTTGAGTAGCGCGTACTTCTGCCGGCGAAATCGCTTAAGAGGCCGATAGCTCCGATGAGCGCCGCAGTCACCGTCATAAGGCGCATGTCGTAATTCCTTATGTGGCTCATCTCGTGAGCCACCACGCCCTGCATCTCCTCGCGGTTGAGCGAACCCAAGAGCCCCTCGGTGACGGCAATAACGGAATTGGCTGGATTCGTGCCGGTGGCAAACGCGTTCAGGTCAGGGTCCGGAACTATATAGACCGTAGGAGGCGGCAGCCCCGCCGCCGTGGCCATCTCCTCAACTATATTTATCAGCTGCTTTTCTTTTTCATCCGTAGACACGGCGCGCCTGGCCATAGTGGACTTGAGCACCATGGCCGGGCCGTTCAGCATGCTGTTGGCAGCCATACCCAAACCGATGAGGAGCGCTATTATTGTGCCGTATGGGATCGGCTGGGCGGTGTGGGTGTCGGCCTCGTAATAACCGGACGAGGTCAGGTTATATTTCGGGTCCGGCGCGGGATTAAAGCTAAGATAAAAAAAGTCAAACCCAAGCCCTATGAATAAAAACAGCGCCACAAAGACGCTCATAATGAAAGCCGTCATCCGTCTGTTGTGCGCCTGTTGTTCGAAGAGGTTCATAATGCAGAGGCTGGGGGCTAGCGGATAGAGATCAGCGGCGGAATACTAAGTTTTTGCTTAAAGAGCTCATTCCCCATCCGCCAACCGCTATCCGCTATACCCTGTCTTTTATACCGTCAGGTCCACCTTGGGGGTTTCCCGTTCGGGGGAGTCGGCCGGCAGTTCCCAAAGCGTCGCTGCAGAGAAGCCCATCATAGAGGCTAACACATTGGCGGGGAATGTCTGCTGCCGGTTATTGAAGCTGGTTACCACATCGTTATAGAACTGGCGGGAAAAACCGATCTGATTTTCAGTGTGGGTCAGCTCTTCCATAAGCGATTTAACGGATTCGTTGGCCTTGAGGTTGGGGTAATTTTCCGCCACGGCCATCAATCTGCCCAGGGCCTGCGTGAGCATGCCTTCCTTGGCCATAATGTCGCCGGGATTGCCGCCCTGCCCGGCTGAAACCGCGGCCGCGCGGGCCTGTATGACTCCTGTAAGGGTTTCCTTTTCAAACTTCATTTCTCCCTGGACGGAGGCGACCAGATTGGGAATAAGATCGTGGCGCCTTTTAAGCTGCACATCTATCTGTTTGAAGGCGTTAGCCACCTGATTCCTGAGCCTTATGAGGCTGTTAAAAATGGCCACTACTCCAAAACCCAAAAGCAACAAAACAACCGCTAATACAACCATATATTTCCTCCTTTATTTTGTCAGTATTTCACAACCGTTTTTTTTCACCAGCACAGAATCTTCTATTCTCACGCCGAATTTGCCGCTGAGATAAATGCCGGGCTCCACCGTAACCGCCATGCCCGCCTTTAAGGTTTCTTCCGACTTGGTATTAAGGGTGGGCGCCTCATGGATCTCCAGCCCCACGCCGTGACCGGTGCCATGTATAAAATACTGGCCGTAACCGGCATCCGCGATATGGTCCCTGCAGACCTTGTCCACAAGCCGGGCCTTTACTCCTGCCTTGACGGCCTTAACTCCCGCTTTTTGGGACGCGGCCACAATGGAATGGATTTTAAGAAATTCCGGGGTAGGCCTGCCGTAGAAGAAAGTGCGGGTTATGTCGGAACAATAGCCTTTGTAAATGCAGCCGAAATCGATCAATACCGCCTCGTTATTTTTAAGTTCGCGCTCCGAACTCTCATGGTGCGGCAGGGCTGAGTCGGGACCGAAACCGATGATAAGGTTAAAAGAAGGCCCTTTAGCGCCCATAGCCTGCATAAGGTCCTCAAGCTCTCTGGAAACCGAAATTTCCGTTCTACCCCGTTTCACTCGGGGTTTTATGCGTTTGAAAGCCTCCGCCGCTATGCGGCAGGAATGCCTGAGCGCGGTTACCTCCTCCCCCTCTTTTATGAGCCGCAGAGAAGCGGTAAGCCCCTTTTTCTCCAGACAACCCTGTTTTGCCCAAAATTGCCCGCGCAAATATGTTTCTGTCTCAGGTTCAAAGGCGGTTTTTTTTAATTTCTGTTCTTTCACCTTGGAAATAACCGCTTCAAGCGTGTTATCGCAGGAGGCGGCGTTTATGAACGGGGCTTTTGAATTAAACTGCTCCAGCAGCATTTTAGGCATAAAAGCCCAGGCATCAGTCCTTGAAACAAGCATAATGTAGCCGTCCATGGAGAATCCGGTCAGGAAAGCGGTTTCAAGCGGACGCGTCACCACCAAAGCGTCAATTTTATCGTCTTTAAGAAGCCCCTGCAAATCTTTGATTCTTCTAGCGTAAAAGTTCATGCGCGGCCCTCTCATGAAAAAATATTCGTCCTGATACCGTAATTATACAATTTTAAAAAGGGTAGGGGGGTCTTAGGGCTCGGTTTAACGAGCCCTTAACTCCGCGATTAGTTTCAGGTAATCTTCAAGCGACAACTCCTGAGGCCTGACTCTGGATTCCAGGTTGATTTTTGAAAGCGCGCTTTCTACGGCTGTCTTTGAGAACCTGCCCGAAAGAGCGAGTGAATTAACCAGGGTTTTTCTTCTGTGCGAGAAAGCGGATTTTAGTAAGCTGAAAAGTTCTTTTTCAAGCTCCGCGGCCAAAAACTTCCGCGGCCTTAAAACAAGCACGGAAGAATCCACTTCCGGCTCCGGCTGGAAGCTGGCCGCCCCCACGTCAGCCAGTAAAGTAATATCGGCGCGCGCCTGCGCGGAAATAGAAAGATAGCCGTAGTCGTGTGTACCGCGCTCCGCGGTCAGCTTGCGGGCCACCTCTTTCTGGAACATAAAAACCGCAAGCGCAAAATTTTCAAGGCGGAGGACCCGCTCAAGTATCGGGGTGGAGCAGGAGTACGGGAGATTCCCTATGAAAGCCGTCTTTGCCCCGCGCATTTCCGCAGCGAGGTCCAGTTCAAGAAAATCCCGGTTAACCAGGCTTATGCCGGGATATTTTCCGCGCAGGAAATCAGCCATCTCGGGGTCAATTTCCACCGCTTTAAAACGCGGCCCGTATCTGGGATAAAGGAAATCCGTAAGGGCGCCGCGGCCGGGCCCTATTTCCACCAGATTTTCAAATTTCTCCCCGTCAAGAGCGGAAACTATTTCAGCGCAAACCCGCTTGTCTGTTAAAAACACCTGGCTGTATTTAGGCATAGTTTAAGAGCAGCGGATAGGGGAAAGCGGCTAGGGGTTAGGGAATGAGTTCCTTAATGGCGCTAACCGCTCGCCTCCAGCCTATATCCCACCTACCCCAGCCTCAT
This is a stretch of genomic DNA from Elusimicrobiota bacterium. It encodes these proteins:
- a CDS encoding LemA family protein; this encodes MVVLAVVLLLLGFGVVAIFNSLIRLRNQVANAFKQIDVQLKRRHDLIPNLVASVQGEMKFEKETLTGVIQARAAAVSAGQGGNPGDIMAKEGMLTQALGRLMAVAENYPNLKANESVKSLMEELTHTENQIGFSRQFYNDVVTSFNNRQQTFPANVLASMMGFSAATLWELPADSPERETPKVDLTV
- a CDS encoding S8 family serine peptidase codes for the protein MAGMRRILAAFLALLCCLEPACFALKTEKLFPAYPAVSGHARVAVEAASGMIFARFKAGTDAETKKKHLASAGLAVLKEFDSTGWTLVGLPDGMTVTRGLALAKNVTGLEAAEPDRAYRVKKTPNDPLLSSQYALVNVLATSAWEFDTGSSNTITVAILDTGIDGTHPDLSGKLTGQSQFFDPNQLSAQSPNAPTPACNHATHAAGVAAASTDNGIGIAGMSWGAKLLSLKVFSDNDCTPNCGDKSGTGSCSTDDATISAAINYAVTQNNSPGIGRIIINMSLGSPGTCDSSGQLQAAVNSAYAAGLLIVAAGGNESSYVDSPANCSHVIPVGATDSGDNLASFSNYGSEMTQGGLTAPGDNLLTTDLAGAYTYASGTSFSAPMVSGLAALIWSAKPGLSPGQVWDIMKNSADDLGMPGADQYFGFGRINALKAMRLAVNNTYADFKGAFKSLPLPNPFRPKTDKTIVFTIPTELLAGNVELRIYTQEGELVKKLSSPGWDGKNESGFFVASGVYVFHLKTDKGSAKGKFAVIR
- a CDS encoding DUF192 domain-containing protein produces the protein MIVFNLTRNLSVVSQARKADTFSSRLFGLIPRRSIGEEEGLWLFPCAMIHMCFMSFAIDAVFLDENLKTLRVVENLKPWRFSPWVYGAKSVLELNAGRCGGRLAVGDQLAFR
- a CDS encoding TIGR02253 family HAD-type hydrolase produces the protein MIKAVIFDIDNTLMDFMRMKRASVDAAVDAMIDAGLSTPKDKMVDKIFKVYWAEGIEDQNIFDKVLTSEFGQIDYKILAAGIIGYKRAKEGHMTLYPHVKLTLTELLKAGVKMGVVSDAPRLPVWLRIVGLGLHHYFDHVVTLDDTGEKKPSPKPFKKILELLKVKPAEAVMVGDWAERDITGAKNLGIQTAWAKYGNEFDTKVSGADYELDDIHDLLAVIRGMNEK
- a CDS encoding ATPase, T2SS/T4P/T4SS family, coding for MAKGLQRKRNVREILIEEKLVPEDKVTAAEETAKKENKSLMQVLAELGLIPELKLLKILAAEWGFKAIDLSKVNPSKEIVRLVPEAMARKQLCVPFAHQDNKLFLAMADPRDFLVVEDIGLRTGLEVEAFLALPQIITRLLENVYGRGDSAAVNKLVESVAAKVPDEEGFSLAGDDSKKDISDVDANAPEVEKLVNAIILGALNLKASDIHIEPFEDATGKNSKVLIRYRVDGMLHAASFLIPWAYRNAVTAKIKILTNSMDITERRIPQSGRIQIIAKGNPIEFRVEMIPTVYGESCVMRILDRASVRVDIKVMGFLPDTEKKLLAQFQGIGGKKNFGLVLVCGPTGSGKSTTLYGCLNYVNRPDIKILTAENPVEYNIDGIVQVPVNPEIKLGVDKIFDFASALRSFMRLDPDVIMVGEIRDGETARIALEAAMTGHLVFSTIHTNDSPSALERLTQMGLPPFVVANTMKAVLAQRLARRLCKCKEEAEISPEERAVFEACNVTIPPGRKIFRPKGCDECKSSGYKGRVGMHELLILDDGIRAQILKDPSAIPIKNLAMKGGMRTIAMDGLEKVLLGLTTVKEVLGGAS
- a CDS encoding M48 family metallopeptidase; translation: MNLFEQQAHNRRMTAFIMSVFVALFLFIGLGFDFFYLSFNPAPDPKYNLTSSGYYEADTHTAQPIPYGTIIALLIGLGMAANSMLNGPAMVLKSTMARRAVSTDEKEKQLINIVEEMATAAGLPPPTVYIVPDPDLNAFATGTNPANSVIAVTEGLLGSLNREEMQGVVAHEMSHIRNYDMRLMTVTAALIGAIGLLSDFAGRSTRYSRVSTGGGSSSSSSSGGGSKKGLGPLMLVLFVLWIALVILAPILSRLLAMAVSREREYLADASGAELTRNPLSLASALEKIRNAVMPTYAINNGVAHMCITDPRGSLIEEKMGLAADLFATHPPMEKRILALKAMAYQSSRGQTTG
- the smpB gene encoding SsrA-binding protein SmpB; this encodes MKKKETIELVATNRKARHDYFILETFEAGIALEGPEVKSLRLKQAVITQGFARVENGSVLLYGLHIAPYAYNTMKDIDPLRARKLLLKRGEIHKLGNATAIKGNTLVALEVYFKKGWAKVLLGLAKGKNASDRHEQIKKRDIDRELRRELGDKFKG
- the efp gene encoding elongation factor P, producing MILATEFKEGDIFINENGQTVEVLTHQHHRKSQARAVVRVKLRNLDTGSVIETAYRPEDKFKEVMVEKRPKTYMYNDGTMAYFMDNANYEQLGLSMEKIGSLMQFLSDNMEVQGLYLDERFYNIELPANLVMVVTETVAGVKGDTVSNVTKPAKVSTGLEVKVPLFVNEGDKIRVDTRTFEYVERVTEPRK